In the Colletotrichum higginsianum IMI 349063 chromosome 7 map unlocalized unitig_7, whole genome shotgun sequence genome, one interval contains:
- a CDS encoding hydantoinase, with the protein MSLYRIGVDVGGTNTDAALLDITAADTPGRGVLASHKASTTPDITSGIEAAIRTVLEKSAVDQKRVLSVTIGTTHFINALVEADTRRLSRVAVVRLCGPFTRQIPPFSDFPSGLHRILDGGVYYLDGGLEIDGREIAPLDREQIRRATREIVAAGVKSVALVGIFAPLDHAGIHEETCKKIILEEAPDLDVVCSHDIGPPGLLERENATILNAAILGTARKVTRGFKTAVARLKLACPLYLSQNDGTLIDADTAARYPIKTFASGPTNSMTGAAFLAGLDRVKTMTTDPTVSPGERGLEPQILVVDIGGTTTDVCALLPSGFPRQAPGFVEVGGVRTAFSMPEVVSIGLGGGSKVVETESGLGDVMVGPASVGHFLTAQARVFGGPTLTATDIVVALGKARLGDASLIKDLPSSTIDSARKRIKKMLEGVIEQMKVSAAPVHVLLVGGGALLVTEGLDGVEKCIQPIHQGAANAVGAAIGKVSGEVDVIEILEGRDEKAVVAATCQKAIDIAVQKGAAAQDVRVVEVNKMPLQYVDNGAMRIQVRAVGKLRVPENPDLAQEAGFVVENEQEEDEAPKESVPDALQPVTKPSLHVDLENYRPNVESGAWYVSEVDLELISTGCGVLGTGGGGPTHHEFLKSLHALRTSEPGKMRIISPKALSDTDMVCFGSWYGTPSVINERIAGGSEISNGIDAVRKILGDVPLDGVFIDEIGGGNGLSVFPTGVHYDIPVVDGDAMGRAYPTMYQATLSVYGHPLTPCALSDARGNVSVVMNTDTPVRLERFLRTAAIELGLGCAVCARPLPGSAIKSHGVPNTLSQAWYLGRAVHMARRKKSNHVDAIFNVCAGKLLFTGKIVDVRRYVGGGYTMGSVLIAPLADEDVDLDAPRSASGNRHMLIPFQNEYLYAALTDSEGSESNQEVICTVPDLISILGQDGEAVGSQDLRYGLRVSVIALPAHPLWKTEKGLPVGGPKAFGLDMPFVGVGEYTEPRSVIEEFGH; encoded by the exons ATGTCTCTCTACCgcatcggcgtcgatgtGGGCGGCACCAATACCGATGCTGCTCTTCTGGACATCACCGCTGCAGACACGCCGGGTCGCGGCGTGCTCGCCTCCCATAAAGCCTCGACAACTCCAGACATCACCAGCGGCATTGAAGCAGCCATCCGGACCGTCCTCGAGAAGTCCGCGGTCGACCAAAAGAGGGTTCTCAGCGTAACAATAGGCACAACTCATTTCATCAATGCCCTGGTTGAGGCCGACACCAGAAGGCTAAGCCGTGTGGCTGTGGTCCGTCTCTGCGGCCCTTTCACGAGACAGATCCCCCCCTTCTCAGACTTCCCCTCTGGTCTGCACCGCATCCTCGATGGCGGAGTCTACTACCTCGACGGGGGGTTGGAGATTGATGGCCGGGAGATTGCGCCCCTCGACCGCGAACAAATCAGGCGGGCAACGAGAGAAATCGTGGCCGCAGGAGTCAAGTCTGTAGCCCTTGTCGGCATTTTCGCACCCCTCGATCACGCAGGCATCCATGAAGAGACGTGCAAAAAGATCATCTTGGAGGAGGCCCCTGATCTGGACGTGGTTTGCTCCCACGACATTGGCCCCCCGGGTCTTCTTGAGCGAGAAAACGCCACAATCCTCAACGCGGCCATCCTCGGGACAGCACGCAAAGTCACCCGCGGATTCAAGACCGCCGTGGCACGGCTGAAGCTGGCATGCCCGCTTTATCTCTCGCAAAACGACGGCAccctcatcgacgccgacacgGCAGCCCGGTACCCCATCAAGACTTTCGCCAGTGGCCCGACGAACAGCATGACAGGCGCCGCGTTCCTAGCAGGGTTGGACCGGGTCAAGACCATGACCACAGATCCTACAGTGTCTCCTGGAGAAAGGGGCTTGGAGCCTCAGATCCTGGTCGTGGACATCGGAGGTACAACGACAGATGTCTGCGCACTGCTGCCGTCAGGCTTCCCTCGCCAGGCGCCTGGGTTTGTCGAGGTTGGCGGCGTGAGAACGGCTTTTTCCATGCCGGAAGTCGTGTCCATTGgacttggcggcggcagcaaggtGGTCGAAACGGAGTCGGGGTTGGGAGACGTAATGGTCGGACCGGCATCCGTTGGGCATTTCTTGACGGCGCAGGCAAGGGTATTCGGCGGTCCAACGCTTACCGCCACTGACATTGTGGTCGCTTTAGGCAAAGCCCGGCTGGGTGACGCGAGCCTGATCAAGGATTTGCCGAGTTCCACCATTGACAGTGCAAGGAAAAGGATCAAAAAGatgctcgagggcgtcatcgAACAGATGAAAGTCTCTGCGGCCCCGGTACACGTTCTCCTAGTAGGCGGCGGTGCTCTCCTCGTTACGGAAGGCTTGGATGGTGTCGAGAAGTGCATCCAGCCAATCCATCAGGGGGCTGCCAATGCGGTTGGTGCAGCTATCGGCAAAGTCTccggcgaggtcgatgtCATCGAGATCCTGGAGGGCCGAGACGAGAAGGCCGTAGTCGCAGCAACGTGCCAGAAAGCCATCGACATTGCTGTCCAGAAAGGCGCAGCAGCTCAAGACGTAcgggtcgtcgaggtcaacaagatgccactgcagtaCGTCGACAATGGCGCAATGAGAATACAGGTCCGGGCGGTCGGCAAGCTCCGTGTGCCCGAGAATCCCGACTTGGCCCAAGAAGCCgggttcgtcgtcgagaacgagcaggaagaagacgaggcgCCTAAGGAGAGCGTTCCGGATGCCCTTCAGCCAGTCACGAAGCCTTCACTACACGTTGACCTCGAGAACTACCGACCCAACGTCGAGAGTGGCGCATGGTATGTGTCCGAAGTTGACCTTGAGCTGATATCGACTGGATGTGGCGTTCTGGGCACAGGTGGTGGGGGGCCGACTCACCATGAATTCCTGAAAAGTCTTCATGCGCTTCGCACCAGCGAGCCTGGAAAGATGAGGATAATCTCACCCAAGGCACTGTCAGACACTGACATGGTGTGTTTCGGGTCTTGGTACGGCACTCCAAGCGTCATCAACGAGAGGATAGCGGGAGGCAGTGAGATATCCAACGGTATCGACGCCGTAAGGAAGATCTTGGGCGACGTCCCTCTCGACGGCGTTTTCATCGATGAGAT TGGAGGTGGAAACGGACTCAGCGTCTTCCCGACAGGCGTTCACTACGATATTCCggttgtcgacggcgacgccatGGGCAGAGCGTATCCTACCATGTATCAAG CCACGTTGAGCGTTTACGGCCATCCGCTGACTCCTTGTGCTTTGTCCGACGCAAGGGGAAATGTCTCGGTAGTGATG AATACAGATACTCCGGTCCGTCTGGAGCGTTTCCTACGCACGGCGGCCATTGAGCTTGGACTCGGGTGTGCCGTTTGCGCAAGACCTCTGCCCGGATCAGCTATCAAGTCCCACGGCGTTCCCAACACGTTGTCTCAAGCTTGGTATCTTGGTCGTGCGGTCCACATGGCGCGGAGAAAGAAATCGAACCATGTGGATGCCATT TTCAACGTCTGCGCTGGAAAACTCCTCTTCACCGGCAAGATCGTCGACGTGAGGCGATACGTTGGCGGTGGCTATACCATGGGCAGCGTCCTCATTGCCCCGTTAGCCGACGAAGACGTGGACTTGGATGCCCCCAGGTCCGCCTCGGGCAACAGACACATGCTGATTCCCTTTCAGAATGAATACCTGTATGCTGCCCTCACAGACTCTGAAGGCTCAGAAAGCAATCAGGAGGTTATCTGCACAGTGCCAGACCTCATCTCCATCCTCGGTCAGGACGGAGAGGCTGTAGGGTCCCAGGACCTTCGCTATGGATTGCGCGTCAGCGTCATCGCACTTCCAGCCCACCCACTTTGGAAGACTGAAAAGGGTCTGCCTGTGGGAGGGCCAAAGGCGTTCGGGCTGGACATGCCCTTCGTCGGAGTGGGAGAGTACACGGAACCAAGAAGTGTCATTGAGGAGTTCGGCCATTGA
- a CDS encoding Thiamine transporter translates to MGLQGVLKRAELPFVSRWINDDIRPIESQRRTWGYLMFHNFWLLVNCNITTYLTGSALIPLGLTWWQAFICIILGNVIATAVVIVNSLPGSSYHIGFPVFSRAVWGMWGSQFVIWNRILLSLDTGMTTAQFVSYIVFSVISLPVIWIRPHRLEKFFRFACSVTFVFFLVLLIWALATMGPSGFGDTITSGSALPNTGGPDSVAWLMVYGIVSTIGSIAAGILNQSDYSRFATQPKHAIVGQAISFPFYGIFSSLIGILVTAATQHRFGGEAIWNPPALFAQLLVQDETPGTRAACFFAGLCLVISQIGVNVPGNALAGGFDLAATFPKYLNIRRGAYMTAVFSVVVNPWRLVNTATTFLTVLSSYSVFLAPMTGLMISSYLIVNKKKINVDDLYRGDSTSVYWFSFGFNWRALAAWLIGVVPCMPGFIAAVDTSVTVSEGATELYHMSYLYGLLSSGLVYALLHKVFPARALDAFVRDAPSPRELQEMQKGKWDVTLAETPDILEVLPGKEGRKAHNTADVSPPKADV, encoded by the exons ATGGGGTTGCAAGGCGTGCTGAAGCGGGCGGAACTCCCCTTTGTCTCCCGATGGATT AACGATGATATTCGCCCCATCGAGTCTCAGAGACGGACTTGGGGGTACTTGATGTTTCACAACTTTT GGCTGCTGGTCAACTGCAACATCACGACCTATCTGACTGGCAGTGCCCTCATTCCCCTGGGTCTAACATGGTGGCAAGCTTTCATAT GTATAATCCTTGGTAACGTCATTGCAACCGCGGTTGTCATCGTCAACTCCCTCCCAGGGAGCTCTTATCACA TTGGCTTTCCGGTGTTCAGTCGTGCGGTATGGGGCATGTGGGGGTCGCAGTTTGTCATTTGGAACCGCATCTTGCTATCACTAG ACACTGGCATGACCACGGCTCAATTCGTGTCCTACATCGTTTTCAGCGTCATCTCCCTCCCGGTCATCTGGATTCGCCCGCATCGTCTCGAGAAGTTCTTCCGCTTCGCGTGCTCCGTCaccttcgtcttcttcctcgtcctcctcatctgGGCCCTCGCAACCATGGGACCGTCAGGTTTTGGTGACACCATAACATCGGGTTCCGCTCTTCCCAATACAGGCGGGCCGGATAGTGTGGCTTGGTTAATGGTCTATGGGATTGTGTCAACGATTGGGTCCATCGCCGCGGGCATTCTCAATCAGAGCGACTACTCTCGGTTCGCGACGCAGCCGAAGCACGCGATCGTGGGCCAGGCCATCTCGTTCCCTTTCTATGGAATCTTCAGTTCTCTGAtcggcatcctcgtcacAGCCGCCACCCAGCACCGCTTCGGGGGCGAGGCTATTTGGAACCCGCCAGCTCTGTTtgcccagcttctcgtccaaGACGAAACGCCGGGAACGAGAGCGGCTTGCTTCTTTGCGGGGCTGTGCTTGGTGATATCACAGATTGGCGTCAACGTACCCGGTaacgccctcgccggcggtTTTGATTTGGCTGCCACGTTCCCGAAATATCTCAACATCCGCCGAGGAGCGTACATGACGGCTGTTTTCAGCGTGGTTGTCAATCCATGGCGGCTGGTCAACACAGCGACAACGTTTCTGACTGTGCTCTCAAGCTACAGCGTCTTCCTTGCCCCGATGACGGGCTTGATGATCTCCAGCTACCTGATCgtcaacaagaagaagatcaacGTCGATGACTTGTATCGCGGCGATTCTACGAGCGTTTACTGGTTTTCCTTCGGGTTCAATTGGCGAGCCCTCGCAGCA TGGCTGATAGGCGTTGTTCCATGTATGCCTGGTTTCATCGCTGCGGTTGATACGTCTGTGACTGTGAGTGAGGGCGCAACTGAACTGTATCACATGTCATACTTGTATGGCCTTTTGTCGAGTGGCCTGGTGTATGCCTTGCTGCACAAAGTCTTCCCCGCGAGGGCTTTGGATGCTTTTGTCAGAGACGCGCCCTCTCCGCGAGAGCTCCAGGAGATGCAGAAGGGAAAGTGGGATGTCACGCTAGCTGAGACTCCTGACATTCTCGAGGTGCTGCCTGGGAAAGAGGGGAGAAAGGCTCACAATACTGCAGATGTCTCGCCTCCCAAGGCGGATGTGTAA